The sequence GTTTGCTATTGCAGATTTAGATTTTTTAACCTTTTCTGAATGTTCTTTGATTCATTACACACCGTACAGAATAATCCGGTACAAAGCATCGGAAAACGTAATGCTCATCATGCTGAACATCTGCTTATTCACCGTCCCATTCCTCACTATTTTCATTTCCTATGGATTTATCCTACTAAAGCTGAGGACCCTTAGGAGACGTCGGTCAGCTCGACCTTTCGTGACCATAGCGGCCATATTGACAAGTTTCTTTGTTTGCTGGTTTCCATATCAAACTTGGTCACTGGTCTCCCTGAGATACAATGAATGGAGAATTGACCTTATCATAAATGAAATCGCCACCATTTTGGCGTATTTCAACTGTGCCATCAACCCCATACTCTACGTCCTCCTGAGCAGAGGTTTCAAAAATAACTTTGTTAAATCCATTCCGCAGAAGGTAGAGATTATCCTTAGTGATCCTGATGACTTGGATGATAGGAACGATGAAAACAACATAAATCAAAGAACTAATGCCTTGGATACAGAGGTCTAGAACGCACAACCCAATAAAACTTCTGAACATCTCCGATGCGGGAGACATTTCCTTACACTTTTGACCCCTCTTTAATTATTGGTTCTTGCCAAACAACTATTCTGTGCTACCTTTGAATCCAATGTATGAATATGTCTTCATCTCGACTCGGCCACACATTGACTGTTTCCTGGGATGTAGGAAGTTCTCATACATGCaatgtacatttttggaaaataaaatacaaaaattgacCATTTAAAGACAAGAGACCCTGAGCTAAATATACAATGGGAACAATGATCTCGTAAATCTATAAGAACTATAGGGATCATCTTGTAGGGTGTGTTTGACAAGATTtggattattttaa comes from Engystomops pustulosus chromosome 6, aEngPut4.maternal, whole genome shotgun sequence and encodes:
- the LOC140065345 gene encoding N-formyl peptide receptor 3-like is translated as MEYYNISWNYTDYYFDGDYFHIGSTSFSTIYSSIKIFSIACNSITILLGLAGNGLVIWISGFKMKSISAVWFLNLAIADFITSVFLIFRIMQMFLAFPSKYYSNLCNISITSLFTNMVTSVHFLILISLDRCVSIMWPFWSKIHRTKKLAWTLSAVMWTVNIIFFCFQFAIADLDFLTFSECSLIHYTPYRIIRYKASENVMLIMLNICLFTVPFLTIFISYGFILLKLRTLRRRRSARPFVTIAAILTSFFVCWFPYQTWSLVSLRYNEWRIDLIINEIATILAYFNCAINPILYVLLSRGFKNNFVKSIPQKVEIILSDPDDLDDRNDENNINQRTNALDTEV